A section of the Paracoccaceae bacterium genome encodes:
- a CDS encoding aminotransferase class III-fold pyridoxal phosphate-dependent enzyme — protein MKDHAANSWEGRADAHNLYGFTDLPSVAERGAVVLTHGHGPYVVDVHGRQYLDANSGLWNMVAGFDHAGLAAAAKAQYDRFPGYHAFFGRMSDQTVMLSEKLIEVSPFARGKVFYTNSGSEANDTLVKMLWFLAGVEGTPQRRKIITRKNAYHGVTAVSASMTGKPYNEDFGLPLPGFLHLTCPHYWREGQAGETEAEFTARLAQELEGMIAREGAKTIAAFVAEPVLGAGGVIPPPEGYFQAIQPILQKHNIPLISDEVICGFGRTGAVWGCDSYGFVPDAIISSKALTAGLFPMGAVILGPDIAGRMQAAVEEAEEFAHGFTASGHPVGCAIALKAIEVILDGDGDAPPLIEAARALIPTFKAGLNRIAQHPNIGEVRVRGLMGALEAVQDKATKTPFPGDLSISEKIANTCTEHGLICRPLGQSIVLCPPFVMTDAQMAEMFDKLEAALKAVFDAAV, from the coding sequence ATGAAAGACCATGCCGCAAACAGTTGGGAAGGCCGCGCAGACGCGCATAATCTTTACGGGTTCACCGATCTGCCGTCGGTTGCGGAACGCGGCGCGGTGGTCCTGACCCACGGGCACGGGCCCTATGTGGTTGATGTGCACGGCCGCCAGTATCTGGATGCAAACTCCGGCCTTTGGAACATGGTTGCCGGGTTCGATCACGCAGGCCTCGCCGCCGCCGCCAAGGCGCAATACGACCGTTTCCCTGGCTATCACGCGTTCTTTGGCCGGATGAGCGACCAGACCGTCATGCTGTCCGAAAAGCTGATCGAAGTATCGCCGTTCGCGCGGGGCAAAGTGTTCTACACCAACTCGGGGTCCGAGGCGAACGATACACTGGTCAAGATGCTCTGGTTCCTGGCGGGGGTCGAGGGCACACCGCAGCGCCGCAAGATCATCACCCGCAAAAACGCCTATCACGGGGTCACGGCGGTCAGCGCCTCGATGACCGGCAAACCCTATAACGAAGATTTCGGCCTGCCGTTGCCGGGCTTCCTGCATCTGACCTGCCCGCATTACTGGCGTGAAGGCCAGGCGGGCGAGACTGAGGCTGAGTTTACCGCGCGCCTGGCGCAGGAACTTGAAGGCATGATCGCGCGTGAAGGCGCGAAGACCATTGCCGCATTTGTTGCGGAACCCGTGCTGGGTGCGGGCGGGGTGATCCCGCCGCCCGAAGGGTACTTTCAGGCCATCCAGCCGATCCTGCAAAAGCACAACATTCCCCTGATCTCGGACGAGGTGATTTGCGGCTTTGGGCGCACAGGTGCGGTCTGGGGCTGCGACAGCTATGGCTTCGTGCCAGACGCCATCATCAGTTCCAAGGCGCTGACCGCCGGGCTGTTCCCGATGGGGGCTGTGATCCTTGGCCCGGACATTGCCGGCCGAATGCAGGCGGCGGTCGAAGAAGCCGAGGAGTTCGCCCACGGCTTCACCGCCTCGGGCCACCCGGTCGGCTGCGCCATCGCGCTGAAAGCGATCGAGGTAATTCTGGACGGCGACGGCGACGCCCCGCCCCTGATCGAAGCCGCCCGCGCGCTGATCCCGACCTTCAAGGCCGGTCTGAACCGCATCGCCCAACACCCCAACATCGGCGAAGTCCGCGTGCGCGGGCTGATGGGCGCGTTGGAGGCGGTACAGGACAAGGCGACCAAAACGCCGTTTCCCGGCGACCTCAGCATCTCGGAAAAGATCGCCAACACCTGCACCGAACATGGGCTGATCTGCCGCCCGCTGGGCCAATCCATCGTGCTCTGCCCGCCGTTTGTGATGACCGACGCACAGATGGCCGAGATGTTCGACAAGCTGGAGGCCGCCCTGAAAGCGGTGTTTGACGCCGCCGTGTGA